A single region of the Actinoplanes sp. SE50/110 genome encodes:
- a CDS encoding WhiB family transcriptional regulator gives MSNVRRLPGPIADLWDWQRLGLCRGRDSAQFFHPDGERGSSRNRREAKAKTMCGACPVRAECAAHALAVREPYGVWGGFSESERLRLLAVGWEDLADRHGRVDLARLEARLGRPHKSAVPAQRQAPAA, from the coding sequence ATGTCGAACGTTCGCAGGCTGCCCGGCCCGATCGCCGATCTCTGGGACTGGCAGCGCCTGGGGCTCTGCCGCGGCCGGGACAGTGCACAGTTCTTCCACCCGGACGGCGAGCGGGGGTCGTCCCGCAATCGCCGTGAGGCGAAAGCCAAGACGATGTGCGGCGCGTGCCCGGTGCGGGCCGAGTGCGCCGCCCACGCCCTCGCGGTGCGCGAGCCGTACGGGGTCTGGGGAGGGTTCAGCGAATCGGAGCGGCTGCGGCTGCTCGCGGTCGGCTGGGAGGATCTGGCCGATCGTCACGGACGGGTCGACCTGGCCCGGCTCGAGGCACGCCTCGGCCGGCCCCACAAATCGGCCGTGCCCGCGCAGAGGCAGGCACCGGCGGCCTGA
- a CDS encoding response regulator transcription factor → MRTVLVCVRTPLAAQTVASTAARLGMTGVVRTAVSETEAMIRLAERPAEVVLADTAVTRPDSVGFTRRVLARAPQAQVVLFGAEDPRVAAAAVAAGARGVIRGVEHDLVSVVAKALLLLLLPVRPQGMPINGNAQPATVAGGMRNNNSPAARGAYQNGGIGMGAPNAAAVPAMLPNSPMVPVQRGDAPIDPATGRPMVAWPGNEAMADGAPAGRRLTLTERELQVLRGMADGKSNAEIGRELFVSEDTVKTHARRLFRKLGARDRAHAVAAGFRAGLVA, encoded by the coding sequence GTGCGTACCGTCCTCGTGTGCGTCCGAACCCCGCTGGCGGCCCAAACCGTCGCGTCGACCGCGGCCCGGCTCGGCATGACCGGCGTCGTCCGGACCGCGGTCAGCGAGACCGAGGCCATGATCCGACTGGCGGAACGGCCGGCCGAAGTGGTCCTGGCCGACACCGCCGTGACCCGACCCGACAGTGTCGGCTTCACCCGGCGCGTCCTCGCCCGCGCCCCGCAGGCCCAGGTGGTGCTCTTCGGGGCGGAAGACCCCCGGGTGGCGGCCGCGGCCGTCGCCGCCGGCGCCCGCGGTGTGATCCGCGGCGTCGAGCACGACCTGGTCAGCGTCGTCGCCAAGGCGCTGCTCCTGTTGCTGTTGCCGGTGCGCCCGCAGGGCATGCCGATCAACGGCAACGCGCAGCCGGCCACGGTGGCCGGCGGAATGCGCAACAACAACTCGCCCGCCGCCCGCGGGGCGTACCAGAACGGCGGGATCGGCATGGGCGCGCCCAACGCGGCGGCCGTCCCGGCGATGCTGCCGAACTCGCCGATGGTCCCGGTGCAGCGCGGCGACGCACCGATCGACCCGGCGACCGGCCGGCCGATGGTGGCCTGGCCGGGCAACGAGGCGATGGCCGACGGTGCGCCGGCCGGGCGGCGGCTGACGCTGACCGAGCGTGAGCTGCAGGTGCTGCGCGGAATGGCGGACGGCAAGAGCAACGCGGAGATCGGGCGGGAGTTGTTCGTCTCCGAGGACACGGTGAAGACGCACGCGCGGCGCCTGTTCCGCAAGCTCGGTGCACGGGATCGGGCGCATGCGGTGGCGGCGGGCTTCCGCGCCGGCCTGGTGGCATGA
- a CDS encoding DUF5319 domain-containing protein: MQEEPIDPFNGDPADPAAELDDLQEEAESEPLSEDERQDVLEDLSDLEIYQALLSPTGIRGLVIECEDCHEPHYFDWDLLRGNLRHLLSSGRPRVHEPAYDPDPDHYVTWEYARGYADGVHDTLTEGNDEN, from the coding sequence GTGCAAGAAGAGCCGATCGACCCGTTCAACGGCGACCCCGCCGACCCGGCAGCGGAACTCGACGACCTCCAGGAGGAGGCCGAGAGTGAGCCGCTGTCCGAGGATGAGCGGCAGGACGTCCTGGAGGACCTCTCCGACCTGGAGATCTATCAGGCCCTGCTGAGCCCGACCGGCATCCGTGGTCTGGTCATCGAGTGTGAGGACTGCCACGAGCCGCACTACTTCGACTGGGATCTGCTCCGCGGCAACCTGCGCCACCTGTTGAGCAGCGGCCGCCCCCGGGTGCACGAGCCCGCCTACGACCCCGATCCGGATCACTACGTGACTTGGGAGTACGCGCGAGGCTACGCCGATGGCGTCCACGACACCCTGACCGAGGGCAACGACGAGAACTAG
- a CDS encoding insulinase family protein, with amino-acid sequence MITRLEVDGVPAVLSPTTGPMHAGLVFRVGVADEPLPRRGVTRLVEHLVLDGPGATGRQHQPMTGAEHTFFHVRGDADEITTFLTGVCDALREPPVDRLEQVRDRLREHREQGDPLALWRHGARDFGAAGYPEWGLDGLTAEQLRDWIARYFTRENAALWVAGEQIPAGLKLHLPPGERRPAPVPSSALPITPAWFEGSGDELAWDAVVTRAPRAAVFANVLERHMVRELRQRDAVSGPVRTDYQPRAGGTARIVAHAEALPGRREAALGSLADVLAAMRVGRIDPADVATVVRLTADGLAEADTRGGRLPGQAFNLLAGRELKDLDEAVAEVRAVTPEQVAEVAAAAYGNGLLMTPAGTGAGWAGYTAGPTRSESAVTGRVHRAVNDPRHHLVAGAGGLSHVAGGTAATVRYDECAAMLVWPDGARHLIGPDAITVRVEPSLLRAGTRLTREADAQVPADRWITMPVREQIPQPPPRQRRPLREVLRFPRRRQP; translated from the coding sequence ATGATCACCCGGCTCGAGGTGGACGGGGTGCCGGCCGTGCTCTCGCCGACCACCGGCCCGATGCACGCCGGCCTGGTCTTCCGGGTCGGGGTGGCGGACGAGCCGCTGCCCCGCCGCGGCGTCACCCGGCTGGTCGAGCACCTGGTGCTGGACGGCCCGGGCGCCACCGGGCGGCAGCACCAACCGATGACCGGCGCCGAGCACACGTTCTTCCACGTGCGCGGCGACGCCGACGAGATCACCACCTTCCTCACCGGGGTCTGCGACGCCCTGCGCGAGCCGCCGGTCGACCGGCTGGAGCAGGTCCGGGACCGCCTCAGGGAACACCGGGAGCAGGGCGACCCGCTGGCCCTGTGGCGGCACGGCGCCCGCGATTTCGGCGCCGCCGGCTATCCCGAGTGGGGTCTCGACGGGCTCACCGCCGAGCAGCTGCGGGATTGGATCGCGCGCTACTTCACCCGGGAGAACGCGGCCCTCTGGGTCGCCGGCGAACAGATCCCGGCCGGTCTGAAACTGCACCTGCCGCCGGGCGAGCGACGGCCGGCGCCGGTCCCGTCCTCGGCGCTGCCGATCACCCCGGCCTGGTTCGAGGGCTCGGGCGACGAGCTGGCCTGGGACGCGGTGGTGACCCGGGCGCCGCGCGCCGCGGTCTTCGCCAACGTGCTGGAGCGGCACATGGTCCGCGAGCTCCGGCAGCGGGACGCCGTCTCCGGCCCGGTGCGCACCGACTACCAGCCGCGGGCCGGCGGCACCGCCCGGATCGTCGCGCATGCCGAGGCGCTGCCGGGCCGGCGCGAGGCGGCGCTCGGCTCGCTGGCCGACGTGCTGGCCGCGATGCGGGTCGGCCGGATCGACCCGGCGGACGTGGCCACCGTGGTGCGGCTCACCGCGGACGGCCTGGCCGAGGCGGACACCCGCGGCGGGCGGCTGCCCGGGCAGGCGTTCAACCTGCTGGCCGGGCGCGAGCTCAAGGATCTGGACGAGGCGGTCGCCGAGGTGCGCGCGGTCACGCCGGAGCAGGTCGCCGAGGTGGCCGCCGCGGCGTACGGCAACGGGCTGCTGATGACCCCGGCCGGCACCGGTGCCGGCTGGGCGGGCTACACCGCCGGGCCGACCCGCTCCGAGTCGGCGGTCACCGGCCGGGTGCACCGGGCGGTCAACGACCCCCGGCACCACCTGGTGGCCGGTGCCGGGGGACTGAGCCACGTGGCCGGCGGGACGGCCGCCACGGTGCGCTACGACGAGTGCGCCGCGATGCTCGTCTGGCCGGACGGTGCGCGCCATCTGATCGGGCCGGACGCGATCACGGTCCGGGTCGAGCCCTCGCTGCTGCGCGCCGGTACCCGGCTGACCCGGGAGGCCGACGCGCAGGTGCCGGCCGACCGGTGGATCACCATGCCGGTCCGGGAGCAGATCCCGCAGCCGCCACCCCGGCAGCGCCGCCCGCTCCGCGAGGTGCTCCGCTTCCCGCGCCGGAGACAGCCCTGA
- a CDS encoding molybdopterin-dependent oxidoreductase — protein MRHSIRAGLAGVAAAAAALGVAELLAVLAGPRSAPLVAVGGVVVDHVPAPVKDFGIAVFGTHDKIALLTGTAILLGLYAFGVGVLARRSWPLAAAGIALFAVIGAAAAVTRPGAGPGAALPSLLGAGLSFLVLRHLLRVGALPEAAGRRQFLKQAGIVVAVAAGGGLAGRWLTSRGVATQARDELRLPAAGEPTPVVPPGAQVEGAVPYVTPNPDFYRIDTALVTPQVDPATWRLRIHGMVRNPITITWADLLKRPMIERYVTLACVSNEVGGDLIGNALWLGTPIKALIDEADPLPGADQAVQRSTDGWTCGTPTAVLRDGRDALLAIGMNGEPLPVDHGFPVRMVVPGLYGYVSACKWITEIELTQFADFDAYWVPRGWAAQAPIKTQSRIDTPRDGASRKPGPVVVAGVAWAQHRGIAKVEVQVDDGPWEVAALAPAVSDDTWRQWTHTWTATSGRHVLRVRATDLDGATQTSERADPAPDGATGWHRVTVSVN, from the coding sequence GTGAGGCATTCGATTCGGGCCGGTCTGGCCGGCGTTGCGGCGGCCGCGGCCGCGCTCGGGGTGGCCGAGCTGCTGGCGGTGCTGGCCGGCCCGCGCTCGGCGCCGCTGGTGGCGGTCGGCGGGGTGGTGGTCGATCACGTCCCGGCCCCGGTCAAGGACTTCGGCATCGCGGTTTTCGGCACCCACGACAAGATCGCGCTGCTCACCGGCACGGCGATCCTTCTCGGGCTGTACGCGTTCGGCGTCGGCGTCCTGGCCCGCCGCTCCTGGCCGCTGGCCGCCGCCGGGATCGCGCTGTTCGCGGTGATCGGCGCGGCCGCCGCGGTGACCCGTCCGGGCGCCGGCCCGGGTGCCGCGCTTCCGTCGCTGCTCGGTGCCGGGCTGAGCTTCCTGGTGCTGCGCCACCTGCTGCGGGTCGGCGCCCTCCCGGAGGCGGCGGGTCGCCGGCAGTTCCTCAAACAGGCCGGGATCGTCGTCGCGGTCGCCGCCGGTGGCGGGCTGGCCGGGCGCTGGCTGACCAGCCGCGGGGTGGCCACCCAGGCGCGGGACGAGCTGCGCCTGCCGGCGGCCGGCGAGCCGACCCCGGTCGTCCCGCCCGGGGCCCAGGTCGAGGGCGCGGTGCCGTACGTGACGCCGAATCCCGACTTCTACCGGATCGACACCGCCCTGGTCACCCCGCAGGTCGACCCGGCCACCTGGCGTCTGCGGATCCACGGCATGGTCCGCAACCCGATCACCATCACCTGGGCCGACCTGCTGAAACGCCCGATGATCGAGCGGTATGTGACGCTTGCCTGCGTCTCCAACGAGGTGGGCGGCGACCTGATCGGCAACGCGCTGTGGCTGGGCACCCCGATCAAGGCGCTGATCGACGAGGCCGATCCCCTGCCCGGTGCCGACCAGGCGGTGCAGCGGTCGACCGACGGCTGGACGTGTGGCACGCCGACCGCGGTGCTGCGCGACGGGCGCGACGCGCTGCTGGCGATCGGGATGAACGGCGAGCCGCTGCCGGTCGACCACGGATTCCCGGTCCGGATGGTCGTTCCCGGACTCTACGGTTATGTCTCGGCCTGCAAGTGGATCACCGAGATCGAGCTCACTCAATTCGCTGACTTCGATGCCTACTGGGTGCCGCGCGGCTGGGCGGCGCAGGCCCCGATCAAGACCCAGTCGCGGATCGACACGCCCCGCGACGGCGCCTCCCGCAAACCCGGCCCGGTGGTGGTCGCCGGGGTGGCCTGGGCGCAGCACCGCGGGATCGCCAAGGTCGAGGTGCAGGTCGACGACGGTCCGTGGGAGGTGGCCGCGCTGGCGCCGGCGGTCTCCGACGACACCTGGCGGCAGTGGACGCACACCTGGACGGCGACCTCCGGGCGGCACGTCCTGCGGGTCCGGGCGACCGACCTGGACGGCGCCACGCAGACCTCCGAGCGAGCCGATCCGGCTCCGGACGGGGCCACCGGATGGCACCGTGTGACGGTCTCCGTCAACTAG
- a CDS encoding pitrilysin family protein translates to MITEREIGGIPALLAPATGPMHAGLVFRVGHADEPLAKRGITHLIEHLALFSFGVADYHYNGATGVEYTYFHMQGAEADIVTFLNGVCAGLRELPMSRLPVEKEILRTEENGRGESPAGPLGLWRHGARDYGMPAFPEWGLTGLTPDDLRDWVARWFTAENAALWIAGPGVPDGLDLRLPHGERRPAPAPSNALPCRPAYFAGPENVVAWNAAVPRQPAAAVLAGVLERALFRSLRQESGLSYTVQADFESRGDGAMVITAAADALPEKQEAVLRGFVEVLEVARDGGFAPAEITAVVNQRCEDLARAEEAGARLPAQVFNLLAGRRVRQLDEALAELREVTPADVAVAGRLAVADGLLMTPGRTTAEWAGYTAAPECSTEAVTGAEYRLLDPERPGDRLIAGTHGISLVGDASTVTVRYDGLAGVLSWPDGARRFIGHDGIQVHVEPTLVDGGPALVAALDTGVRPEQRVTMAARDPARIPHPPAPPAPPPRDPRRTERIWRLSFAAVGLIGLVTLRLLAPPVAAAFFAIALIVVFAVYRILGR, encoded by the coding sequence ATGATCACCGAACGGGAGATCGGCGGCATTCCCGCCCTGCTCGCCCCGGCCACCGGGCCGATGCACGCCGGCCTGGTCTTCCGGGTCGGGCATGCCGACGAGCCGCTGGCCAAGCGGGGTATCACGCACCTGATCGAGCATCTCGCACTGTTCTCGTTCGGGGTGGCCGACTACCACTACAACGGCGCCACCGGGGTGGAGTACACGTACTTCCACATGCAGGGCGCCGAGGCGGACATCGTCACCTTCCTCAACGGGGTCTGCGCCGGCCTGCGCGAGCTGCCGATGTCGCGGCTCCCGGTGGAGAAGGAGATCCTGCGCACCGAGGAGAACGGTCGCGGCGAGAGCCCGGCCGGCCCGCTCGGGCTGTGGCGGCACGGCGCCCGGGACTACGGCATGCCGGCCTTCCCGGAGTGGGGCCTGACCGGACTCACTCCGGACGACCTGCGCGACTGGGTGGCCCGCTGGTTCACCGCGGAGAACGCGGCCCTGTGGATCGCCGGCCCGGGCGTGCCGGACGGCCTCGACCTGCGGCTGCCGCACGGCGAACGCCGGCCGGCCCCGGCCCCGTCGAACGCGCTGCCCTGTCGTCCCGCCTACTTCGCCGGCCCGGAGAACGTGGTCGCCTGGAACGCCGCGGTGCCCCGGCAACCGGCCGCGGCGGTGCTGGCCGGCGTGCTGGAGCGGGCGCTGTTCCGCTCGCTGCGTCAGGAGAGCGGACTGTCCTACACGGTGCAGGCCGACTTCGAATCGCGGGGCGACGGCGCGATGGTGATCACCGCGGCCGCCGACGCGCTGCCGGAGAAGCAGGAGGCGGTGCTCCGCGGGTTCGTCGAGGTGCTGGAGGTGGCCCGGGACGGCGGCTTCGCACCGGCCGAGATCACCGCCGTGGTCAACCAGCGCTGCGAGGACCTGGCCCGGGCCGAGGAGGCCGGTGCCCGGCTGCCCGCGCAGGTGTTCAACCTGCTGGCCGGCCGCCGGGTGCGGCAGCTCGACGAGGCGCTGGCCGAGCTGCGCGAGGTCACCCCGGCCGACGTCGCGGTGGCCGGCCGCCTCGCGGTCGCCGACGGCCTGTTGATGACGCCGGGGCGGACGACCGCCGAGTGGGCCGGGTACACCGCCGCGCCGGAGTGCTCCACCGAGGCGGTGACCGGCGCCGAGTACCGCCTGCTCGACCCGGAGCGCCCGGGGGACCGGCTGATCGCCGGGACGCACGGAATCAGCCTGGTCGGCGACGCGTCGACCGTCACCGTCCGGTACGACGGCCTCGCCGGCGTGCTCTCCTGGCCGGACGGTGCCCGCCGGTTCATCGGCCACGACGGTATCCAGGTGCACGTCGAGCCGACCCTGGTGGACGGTGGTCCGGCGCTGGTCGCGGCGTTGGACACCGGGGTGCGGCCGGAGCAGCGGGTCACCATGGCGGCCCGCGACCCGGCCCGGATCCCGCATCCGCCCGCGCCGCCGGCACCGCCGCCCCGGGACCCGCGCCGCACCGAGCGGATCTGGCGCCTGAGTTTCGCCGCGGTCGGCCTGATCGGGCTGGTGACGCTGCGGCTCCTGGCCCCGCCGGTGGCCGCCGCGTTCTTCGCGATCGCGCTGATCGTGGTGTTCGCGGTGTATCGGATCCTCGGTAGGTGA
- a CDS encoding GuaB3 family IMP dehydrogenase-related protein gives MRDVVEIGLGKTAQRGYHLDDIAIVPSRRTRDVDDVSTEWKLDAYPFKIPCVAHPSDATQSPDSVIALGRLGGLGVLNAEGLWTRYEDPSKILEELASLDEEADATKRLQEVYAEPIKPELIGERVRQIREGGVTVAVRVSPQHTLALAPVILDAGVDLLVIQGTLVSAEHVSTTDEPLNLKEFIADLDLPVIVGGCTDYKTALHLMRTGAAGVIVGVGADEWSTTDTVLGIRVPMATAIADAAAARRDYLDETGGRYVHLIADGGIATSGDIAKAIGCGADAVMLGEPLSLAEGAPAGGAWWHSAASHPALPRGGFCIAGEPDGSLEQLLYGPADRADGQLNLFGGLRRAMAKCGYRDVKEFQKVALVLDRQ, from the coding sequence ATGCGTGACGTAGTGGAGATCGGCCTCGGTAAGACCGCCCAGCGCGGCTACCACCTGGATGACATCGCGATCGTGCCGAGCCGGCGGACCCGGGACGTCGACGACGTCTCGACCGAGTGGAAGCTCGACGCGTACCCGTTCAAGATCCCCTGCGTCGCGCACCCCTCGGACGCCACCCAGAGCCCGGATTCGGTGATCGCCCTGGGCCGCCTCGGCGGCCTGGGCGTGCTCAACGCCGAGGGCCTCTGGACCCGCTACGAGGACCCCAGCAAGATCCTTGAGGAGCTGGCCTCGCTGGACGAGGAGGCGGACGCCACCAAGCGGCTGCAGGAGGTGTATGCCGAGCCGATCAAGCCGGAGCTGATCGGCGAGCGGGTCCGGCAGATCCGCGAGGGCGGCGTGACCGTGGCCGTCCGGGTGTCGCCGCAGCACACCCTGGCACTCGCCCCGGTGATCCTGGACGCCGGCGTCGACCTGTTGGTCATCCAGGGCACCCTGGTCTCGGCCGAGCACGTGTCGACCACCGACGAGCCGCTGAACCTCAAGGAGTTCATCGCCGACCTCGACCTGCCGGTGATCGTCGGCGGCTGCACCGACTACAAGACCGCCCTGCACCTGATGCGTACCGGTGCGGCCGGCGTGATCGTCGGGGTCGGCGCGGACGAGTGGTCGACCACCGACACGGTGCTCGGCATCCGGGTGCCGATGGCCACCGCGATCGCGGACGCCGCCGCGGCCCGCCGCGACTACCTGGACGAGACCGGCGGCCGTTACGTGCACCTGATCGCCGACGGCGGGATCGCGACCTCCGGCGACATCGCCAAGGCGATCGGCTGCGGCGCCGACGCGGTGATGCTGGGCGAGCCGCTGTCGCTGGCCGAGGGCGCCCCGGCCGGCGGCGCCTGGTGGCACTCGGCGGCCAGCCACCCCGCCCTGCCGCGCGGTGGTTTCTGCATCGCCGGCGAGCCGGACGGTTCTCTGGAGCAGCTGCTCTACGGCCCGGCCGACCGCGCCGACGGTCAGCTCAACCTGTTCGGCGGCCTGCGTCGCGCGATGGCCAAGTGCGGCTACCGCGACGTCAAGGAGTTCCAGAAGGTCGCCCTGGTCCTCGACCGGCAGTAG
- a CDS encoding ROK family transcriptional regulator — protein MRAGPSQEEVRRHNLGTLLRYVHMHGATSRAELTTRLGLNRSTIGALTAELISAGLVSEAVPKETGRAGRPSLVVRPESDTVFAYSLSIEVDRLRAARVGLGGQILEQYETVRPPGMSADEAVEPLARFVRAMHDQVSDDARCVGSGLAVAGMVRREDGMVRLAPTIGWVEEPVGAALRSELGAPGRLSIGNHADVCALAEHARGAAVGCDNVIYLYGDVGVGAGIVAGGRRVTGHGGYGGEVGHMVVNPYGRPCDCGSRGCWETEIGEHALLRLSGRADRTGRDVVLEVVDAAVRGDSQAQHALRHVGDWIGFGVGNLVNIFNPEVVIFGGTLRDVYLVAAAQIRSRLNSVGLPACREHVRLRTPELGADAALIGAAELAFEHLLDDPLIS, from the coding sequence ATGCGCGCCGGCCCCAGCCAGGAAGAGGTTCGCCGCCACAATCTCGGGACGCTGTTGCGGTACGTGCACATGCACGGCGCCACCTCCCGGGCGGAACTCACCACCCGGCTCGGCCTCAACCGCAGCACCATCGGGGCACTCACCGCCGAGCTGATCAGCGCTGGTCTGGTCAGCGAGGCGGTGCCGAAGGAGACCGGCCGGGCCGGACGGCCGTCACTGGTCGTCCGGCCCGAGTCGGACACGGTCTTCGCGTACTCGCTCAGCATCGAGGTGGATCGGCTGCGCGCCGCCCGGGTCGGGCTGGGCGGGCAGATCCTGGAGCAGTACGAGACCGTCCGGCCGCCCGGGATGAGCGCGGACGAGGCGGTCGAGCCGCTGGCCCGGTTCGTCCGGGCGATGCACGACCAGGTGAGCGACGACGCCCGCTGCGTGGGCAGCGGTCTCGCGGTGGCCGGCATGGTGCGCCGCGAGGACGGCATGGTCCGGCTGGCGCCGACCATCGGCTGGGTGGAGGAGCCGGTCGGCGCCGCGCTGCGGTCCGAGCTCGGCGCACCCGGGCGGCTCAGCATCGGCAACCACGCGGACGTCTGCGCGCTCGCCGAACACGCGCGCGGCGCGGCGGTCGGCTGCGACAACGTCATCTACCTGTACGGCGATGTCGGCGTCGGCGCGGGCATCGTGGCCGGCGGACGGCGGGTCACCGGGCACGGCGGGTACGGCGGCGAGGTCGGCCACATGGTGGTCAACCCGTACGGCCGGCCCTGCGATTGCGGTTCCCGCGGCTGCTGGGAGACCGAGATCGGCGAACACGCGCTGCTGCGGCTGTCCGGCCGGGCCGACCGCACCGGACGCGACGTGGTGCTGGAGGTGGTGGACGCCGCGGTCCGCGGGGACAGCCAGGCGCAGCACGCGCTGCGGCACGTCGGCGACTGGATCGGGTTCGGCGTCGGCAACCTGGTCAACATCTTCAACCCGGAGGTGGTGATCTTCGGGGGCACGCTGCGCGACGTCTATCTGGTCGCGGCCGCCCAGATCCGCAGCCGGCTCAACTCGGTCGGGCTGCCGGCCTGCCGGGAGCACGTCCGGCTGCGCACCCCGGAGCTCGGCGCGGACGCCGCCCTGATCGGCGCGGCCGAACTCGCCTTCGAGCACCTGCTCGACGACCCGCTGATCAGCTGA
- the guaB gene encoding IMP dehydrogenase, giving the protein METDSARTVPLGLTFDDVLLQPGESDVVPSRVNTVTRLTRNVELSIPLLSAGMDTVTEARMAIAMARQGGIGVLHRNLSVEDQAAQVDLVKRSESGMITNPITCGPDDTLRQVDALCGRYRISGAPVVDGQGVLVGIVTNRDMRFVSDLDAKVRDVMTKAPLITAPVGVGKDQALELLARHKVEKLPLVDENGHLRGLITVKDFTKSEQFPNAAKDPQGRLRVAAAVGVGDDSYKRARALVDAGVDVVIVDTAHGHQRAVLEMVARLKKDVAVDIVGGNVATYAGAKALVEAGADAVKVGVGPGAICTTRIVAGVGVPQITAIMEAARACAPAGVPVIGDGGIQYSGDIAKAIVAGASTVMLGSLLAGSEESPGELIFMNGKQFKSYRGMGSLGAMQSRGQAKSYSKDRYFQQDVNEDKLVPEGVEGQVPYRGPLSRVAHQLIGGLRAAMGYVGAETIPDLQERGQLIRITAAGLKESHPHDIQMTVEAPNYHSR; this is encoded by the coding sequence GTGGAAACTGACAGCGCTCGCACCGTTCCCCTCGGTCTGACGTTCGACGACGTGCTGCTGCAGCCGGGTGAGTCGGACGTGGTGCCCAGCCGGGTCAACACCGTCACGCGGCTGACCCGCAACGTGGAGCTCTCCATCCCGCTGCTCTCGGCCGGCATGGACACGGTCACCGAGGCGCGGATGGCGATCGCCATGGCCCGGCAGGGCGGCATCGGCGTGCTGCACCGCAACCTGTCGGTGGAGGACCAGGCGGCCCAGGTCGACCTGGTGAAGCGTTCCGAGTCCGGCATGATCACCAACCCGATCACCTGCGGGCCGGACGACACGCTGCGCCAGGTCGACGCGCTGTGCGGGCGGTACCGGATCTCCGGCGCCCCGGTCGTCGACGGGCAGGGCGTGCTGGTCGGCATCGTCACCAACCGGGACATGCGCTTCGTCAGCGACCTGGATGCCAAGGTGCGCGACGTGATGACCAAGGCGCCGCTGATCACCGCCCCGGTCGGGGTCGGCAAGGACCAGGCGCTCGAACTGCTGGCCAGGCACAAGGTGGAGAAGCTGCCGCTGGTCGACGAGAACGGGCACCTGCGCGGCCTGATCACCGTCAAGGACTTCACCAAGAGCGAGCAGTTCCCCAACGCGGCCAAGGACCCGCAGGGCCGGCTGCGGGTGGCGGCCGCGGTCGGGGTCGGCGACGACTCCTACAAGCGGGCCCGGGCCCTGGTCGACGCCGGTGTCGACGTGGTGATCGTGGACACCGCGCACGGGCACCAGCGGGCCGTGCTGGAGATGGTGGCCCGGCTGAAGAAGGACGTGGCGGTCGACATCGTCGGTGGCAACGTGGCGACCTACGCGGGCGCCAAGGCGCTGGTGGAGGCGGGCGCCGACGCGGTCAAGGTGGGTGTCGGGCCGGGCGCGATCTGCACCACCCGGATCGTCGCGGGTGTGGGTGTGCCGCAGATAACCGCGATCATGGAGGCGGCCCGGGCGTGCGCGCCGGCCGGTGTCCCGGTGATCGGCGACGGCGGCATCCAGTACAGCGGCGACATCGCCAAGGCGATCGTGGCCGGGGCCAGCACGGTGATGCTGGGCAGCCTGCTGGCCGGCTCCGAGGAGAGCCCCGGCGAGCTGATCTTCATGAACGGCAAGCAGTTCAAGTCGTACCGGGGGATGGGCTCGCTCGGCGCGATGCAGTCCCGGGGTCAGGCCAAGTCGTACTCCAAGGACCGGTATTTCCAGCAGGATGTGAACGAGGACAAGCTGGTGCCCGAGGGCGTCGAGGGTCAGGTGCCCTATCGTGGTCCTCTGTCCAGGGTGGCGCATCAGCTCATCGGCGGGCTGCGCGCGGCCATGGGCTACGTGGGCGCGGAGACCATTCCCGATCTTCAGGAGCGGGGACAGCTCATCCGGATCACTGCGGCGGGTCTCAAGGAGTCCCACCCGCACGACATCCAGATGACGGTCGAGGCCCCCAACTACCACTCCCGCTAA